Part of the Catalinimonas alkaloidigena genome is shown below.
GGTCAAAGGAAAATCATAGGTACTCCGCTGAACCTCCTCTGTGGTTTCATGATAATAAAGACGCATATATACTTGCTCAGCAGAAGCCGTATAGCCTACAACTGCTGTATTTTGTGTGCTGTCAGCTACCAGGCTAAAGCCGGGTAGATAATCCTGAAAGTCTTCAGTATCCTGAAGAACAGGATCATTGTTGAGGGCCATCTCAAATAAACTTTGCCCCCATTCATCGGACAGACGAATCGCCAGGGAGTCCCTTCCCTGCGCATTAGATAAAAAGTGTACTTCACCTGCTATACTTTCGGCATAAGGTATAGTCTGGGTGTTATAGAAATATGCACCTTCTTCCGGCGATAGTTCTTCGGTAAGACGATGAAGCCTCAGGTGTTGGAGCCGGGTAGTATCCCCGTACACATACTCATGGGCAGTCAGATAAAGCACCAGGGAGTCAAACACAGTGTTTTCAGAAAGAGAAAGCGTCCCGTTCAAGCCCAGCTGAAAATAAGACTGCGCCATAATTTTACCCAGTTGTTCATCTTCATAGTAGCCACTCAGTATCCTTCCGGAACCGGAAGAGACCATGGAATCGGCCAGCACGGTTGCCATATCCAGGCTTAGGGTATCTGTATAGCCCAGGTAAAAGGGAGCAACCAGCTCTTCTTCCAGCATCAGGTCTTCATCGCCGCAGGCGCTCATAAACAGAGTGATCCCGCCAGCTATCCATAGGAAAGCCAAATTTTTTATTCGCATTGTATGATTATTACTTTAAATCAAGGGTGCTTAATGCTTTAAGCAGTTTGCTCAGCAATAGAAAGGGATAATGACTAACAGCCAAAGGTGAAAGAGCCTTTCCTATCAAGCAAAGGCTCCCAGTCCACCATACTCTACTAGCCTCTGCGGTGTCTGTACATACGCTTTACACGGAAATCCATTGTGATCTCTTCTGTCTCTCCATCTAGGGTGCTGGTAGCGATATTGTCGCAGGTGCCATCACCAAAGTCTATGATGGTGGTCACATCATCCACGGTGCTTTCTATAGTTCCGCTGGTGATCCAACGACAGTCACGTGAAGATACCAGAGGACTGGTGATGGTCTTACTATACCTCACTCCATCGGGAGTAGTCCCGCTTGAAGCTCCGCTAGTATGATACACATTATCATCGCGATCTTCCGTATCCTGTCCGCTGACGATCTCGCGGGTGCGGTTGGATGAGCGGGTAAAGGTTTCTCCTTCAGGTGTAGTGATAGCGCTTTCTTCCGTGGTGGAAGTAATGGCCTCACTTATTATGATATGCTGAAAAGTACCTTCAACCTGATGGTCATTTACTGTAAAATCTTCAAAGGTAGTGATGATTTCAGTACCTACTTCATTTCTGGGACCACTGATGGTAGTGATAATTTTTCCTGACATTACCGCTCCATTCCAGAAATCACAGCTATCCCCATAATCCAGGGTCATCACGATTGGGTATTCCTCTCCTTCAGATGTTTCTACTGTCCGTGTGGCACAGCCAAATTTACCCAATCCACCACCGAAACGTCCGTTAATGGCGAAGGATGCAGGCAGGGCATCCTCCACTTCCAGCATAATGCTGCTGAATAAATTTTCAGCAAATGCGGTTTCTTCCAGTATCGTTTCCGAGGAAACGTTTGAAACTTCATCCTCCTTACAGGATACCGCTACCAACATCAATAAAATGCCTGCCATCAGCATCAAATGATGGCTAACTCGTGATTTTGTTTGCTTCTCTCGTTTCATAATTCATAAAGTTTACTTATTTATACTTCATTTTAGGTTTATGCTCACTGTAAGAAGACATAGATCTTCCATCTACCAAAGCGCTCAAAATCGCGCCTGGCGTAAATTTTTCAGGCTTGAAGTCTTAAAAGCTTAGCCTTGATTCAACACTTCTTTACTTAGTCTGCTTTTATCAAATCAATGGTGGACCATCGTCAAAAATTGAAATTCAGAAATATGCTAAACGTACGTTCCATCAGCAACTGATCTACTGTAACAAGTTGTATTGTGCTGGGACTCCTCTCCCTTTGAAAGACACCGAAGCGATCAAACAAAAAAGTCCTGCTACCTACGTTCTGCTGGTCATACAGGTTAAAGACCGATAAGCCTATATTGGCTTTACTTTTCCCAATCTTAAATCCATAGTTTACTGAGGCGTCCATGCGATGATACGCAGGCAGGCGGTTGTTATTTTTCTCATGGTATATCAGCCTTGTTCTTCCGTTTTCATAAGCGAGCTCACTTGGAGCAGAGTATGGTTGACCAGAACCATAGACCCAGTTGAGCGAGAAGGTCCAGGGACTGAACTCCCACTGACTACTCAACTTGAACTCATGGCGCTGGTCACCATCTGCGAAAAAAGGTGCTCCTTCATTAATTTCATTAAACTGCTGCACAGCCGAAGACAGGCTGTAGCTGAGTGAACTGCTGTTATGCTCCCAGTTTTTGCTCAGCATCACATCCAGGCCTTTGACCTCACTTGTGCCGTCGGTGATCACCTTATTAAAATTCCAATAAGGACGCGTACCGCTGACATCCACATAACTTTCATAGCCTCCCCTCATCAGGCCACTGATATTTTTTTGGTATACTTCAGCATCCACTAACCAATTGTTTTTGGTATAGCTAAAGCCCGTCATGTACTGCTGTGATGAAAGTACAGACAGGTTATCACTGCCTGACAGAAGCCAGAAATCCTGATCAAAAGCAAGCCCTAAATTGGAATTGGCTTTGTTGATAAACTGATAGTATTGCCCGGCTGCCCCCTTGAGAAACAGGCCTTCCCTGAGTTCGTAATTTGCCGACAGGCGAGGCTCAACATAAAGCTGCTGATCCGCTGAATAGTAGGTAGTCCGTATGCCAGTATTCACTTCCAGCTTCCCTAACGGTCTATATATATGCTGCACATAGATTCCGCTCTGCGTTCCCTGATTCAGAATCTGAGAGCCTCTTCCCTGCTGTTGATTCTGGTCGGCGTACAGGATTTCGTTAGAGGTCATAAAAAAACCGAAATCTACTTCATGACGGGGGGTAGCAGTGTACTCAAAATCCAGCTTTACGGCATACTCTTCCAGTGTGTTTTCCCTTTCTAATGACATTGAGGCTGCCGGACTGGCAGTGATTTCACCTTCGTAGGCTGCCATAGAAAGCTGGTACTGCGTATGATAATGCGAATAGCCCAGACTGAAATTACTAAACAGTCGATCATTCCAGATACGGCTCCAGCTTATACCCAGCCCCGTATTACCCAATTGATGTTGTTCCTGAATGCTCTCCCCATAGGCTATATTGGGAGAATCAACCCGCAAGTCGGTACTTTTATCATAATCATCTGCCCCTTGATAAAAGCTCAGGCTTAGTTTATCTTTATCACCCGGACGGTAGCTGAACTTAATATTGGTATCATAATAATAGAATAGCTCATGCTCATCACGTCCGCGATTGGAGAACTCGGAAACCAAAGGGGGCAAATCATCATCCGCATACCTGATCAAAGTATTGTATAAGCCTGTTTGCCATATATCAGTGTAGGAGCGCCGGAAAGCAAGAAATGCGGTGGCTTTTTCCCCTATGGGTGTTTCGGCTTTGAGATTAGCACTCAGTGGGTTTAAACCCAGACTCAGAGAGGGCTTGTACTGATTACCACTTTTACCCGTAATGTCTATCACGCCAGATGCTCTGCCGCCATATTTGACGCCAAACCCACCTTTGTATACCCTGATATCTTTGATCGCATCACTATTGAGAGAGCTAAAAAATCCATACAAATGATCCAGATGATAAAGGGTGAAGCCGTCAAAAAGTACGAGGTTCTGGTCAGAAGAACTCCCCCTTATGCTGAGTTTTGCTGAAGTCTCATTGGCGATGCTGATACCAGGTAAGAGCTGCAGGCTACGAAAAACATCCTTTTCACCAATCTGCGGCATGCGTTCTGTTCTGGCGGGATTTACAATATGCTGACCGCTCCTTTTACTTAAAGCTACCAGTCCGATGGCAGGCTGATCCACTACTTCTATCTCACTCAATATTGAATAAGTTGATTTTAAGCTTACCTCTTTCTGTCCCCTACGCTGCCTATCCAGGCTTAGTACCGAAGGGGCATAGCCCAGATGGCTTACGACAAGTGAGTCCTGCAAAGACGACAAATGAGATAATGAGAAGAAGCCTTCCTGATTTGCTACTGTACCCTGTGAAGTACCGGCTATGGAAACTGTGGCATAAGGTATGCGTTCACCCGTTTCAATATCACGAACCACAGCAGCATAGGTATACGCCTGTGCTGATATAGTATTTTTCTCTGAGTTTGCGGCGTATACCAGCTCAGGCAGTGCCCTGCGAATCACCACCTTTCCATTGCCCAGCAGCAGACAGGTCAGAGGCGTACCGGAGAGGATACTTTCCCAGGCTTCCTCCAGAGGCCGCTGCTGAAGCACAAGGTCAACCTGATAGGGCTGGACCAGTTTGCGCTCATAGGCAATTTTCAGATGGTATTTTTTTTGCATATGTTTAATGACTTTCAATAAGCTTTCTCCCTCAAAAACCTCATTTACAAATACTGTTTCTTTATGCTTTTGCCCTATTACTTTAGTAGTAAGAAGTAGACACAGCATTACCGTTAAGGAAAAAAACAGCACTTTTCCCACAGTTAAAGCGTCTAGTGGAAGTCGCTTTACATCTACTTCACTGCTAAATCCAAGAGGCATTAAATTTATTCCTGCCGAATAATCACTTTATTGTTAGCACTATCTAATTCATATGTTAATTCCATGGGCAGGCAGATCATCTGCAATGCTCCATCCAAATCATGATTGGTAAACTGCCCGGAGTATTTTCTTCCCAGTACATCTGCTTGAAGGATGACTTTCAGCTTGTACTGCCGTTTCAATTCTTCCAGCACTTCTACCAGAGGGACATCTTCAAAGATGAACTCGCCTCTTCTCCAGCCTACACCTTCTTCCACATCAATGTCAAAGGGTTGCACTTCATGTTGGGTAAGCAATACTCCTTTTCCCGGACTCAGTAGTTGCGCGACATTCCCCTCAGTATCACTTACCTTTACTTTTCCCGTGAGGCAGGCTACTTCCAGCTTTTGCCCGCGGGCATATACATTAAAACTTGTACCCAAGACTTCCACTGTTCCATTTGGGCTGCTGACCCGAAAACTGCTACCTTTTTCCACTTCAAAGAAGGCTTCCCCCACTAAGTGTAGCTTCCGCTGATCTTCCCAGCCTGTAGGGTCAAAAGTAATTTCAGAACCCGCATTCAAAGTTACCACTGACTTATCCGGTAGGGTGTAACTCAACTGCTGACCCTGTGCTGCCCGGATGGTTTCGCTGCTACTTCTCAATAAAAAGAAGGAGATCAGCAGCACAGTAATCATGGCGGCGGCGGCAAATTTCCACCTGTGCAATTGCCAGAGGCCAGTTGAAGGTTTGATTGCTTCAGCCTGACTTCCCATGCCTTCTGATATCTGCTTCCACAGGCTTTCAATCTGTATTTCGGAAGGCTCTCTTTCCGGAGCCTGCATCAGTTGTACCAGGGCTTTAGCATGAATGATCTCTTCATTTTTTTCAGGATGTGCTTCACACCATGCCTCCCAAAAGCCATCTTCAACCGCAGCTCCTGTCCTTACCCACGCGATGAATCGCTCATCCTGGGCAAAGTCTTCAGCTTGATAGTGGTCATATTTATTTTCATTCTGAATCATATATGCGGCTTTGTACAGTTAAGACAGGAGTGATGACTTTGTAATCAAAAAAAGAAATGATTTTTTGAAGTTTATTCATAAGCTATTGATTATCAATTACAAAAAGTTTGCAAACACACCAACCAATACAAGCTTAAGTAGCTGCGCATACTGCTTCAATACTTTGAGGGACTGGTAGACCAGGTTACGAGCTGCCTGATAAGTTATGTGCATCACCTCCGCAATTTCATCATATGACAGCTGCTGGAAATACTTCAGGTAGATAACTTCTCGCTGGCGTTTGCTGAGCTGCACCATTGCTCCTTCCAACCCTGCCCGCTTTTCTGTAGTTTTCTCTTCGGAAATGATGTGTTCTTCAATGTTCAGCACCAGCGCAAAGTCATAATGTGCATCGTCCAGCGGATGGTGGAAGGCTGGTTTTTGCTGTAATTTGCGAATGATTCTGCGGCGCAGCGCTCCCAGCAAATATCGTTTGATAGAGTCAGTTGAACCCAGTGTGCTGCGTTTCTGCCAAAGGTCCAGAAAAAGATCCTGTATGCAATCTTCTACCAGGGTAGGATCATAGGTAAAACGGCTACCATACTTGTACAGCACACGGATATGGGCACGAAATATCTCTTCAAAGCGCATGCGATCACCGCTTTTGAAGGCTTCCCATATTTGTTCATCTGTCATCTTGCTCACCTATTTGATATATAGTTAGTTGTCTATTGTTCTGGTTTTTGACACTAGCTAATAGCAAAGGTTTAAAAGCGTGAATATTTATACTTCTCTGTAAAAGCTGTTTTAACCGCTGGGCACATTATTGGATCGTAAATAATTATATTTTTTATTAAAATTATCAGATATGTTTTAAACTTTTATGAAGTAAAGGCCTCTAAGAAGTGTACAAAAATTCAATTACGATGAAGGAACCAAAAAAATACATACGGACAATATTTTTAATGATAGTCATATCCGCGCTGGTACTCGTGGCTGAAAGGGCGGAAGCCCAGCGCAGGGTACAAGGCCAGAGGTATACAATCGTAAAGTCCGCTCCCAAATCCTCGCTAAAGGTAAGCTACAATAATGTAGAATATCGCGTTCACAATCATGTATACTATAAGCCAGTGAAGGGAAAACATATAGTCGTCAGCGCGCCTCTTGGCATTCGGGTAAAGCGTCTGCCTGCTGCTGCAAGCCCAATAGTCGTAAGAAATCATGTTTACTATGAGTATCAGGGGAGCTATTACTTAGCGCAGGATGAAGAATATGTAGTAGTACAAGCTCCGGTGGGAGCTCTGGTAGAACATTTACCTGAAGAATACGAGCACCTAGAAATCAATGGGGAGCACTATTATGTAGCGGATGGTGTGCAGTATAAAGCCGTACTCAAAGGGGATGAGCTTTGGTATGAGGTCATCAAAGTTAGTGACAAAGCATATTCATAATAAACACAACAGAAAGCCACCCATCAAAGTACTGGGTGGCCTTAGCCCCACTATGCTGTATATTTTTGTGCTTTTTTATTCTGTTCCTGCTTCTGATTTTTCAGATATGTGGTGATAACGATCCTGCTGATTGACAGGCATTTCCATAGCTTCTACTGTCGTTTTCCCTCCAATTCGCTCTCCCCACTGGTCATAAGTAAGCACCATGTCGGAGACACGTTTGGGAAATTGCTCAGCTACATTATTCATTTCCGAGCGATCTTTAGCGAGATCGTATAACTCCCAGCCCCTTCCCCTCTCTCCTACCAGCTTCCAGTTTCCGTCCCGGATGGCTCTGCTGCCCCGGTATTCCCAGTACATAGGCTTTTCTCTGCTGAGTGATGCTCCTTCAAAAATTGGCAGCAGGCTTACACCTTCCAGGGGCAGCAGCTCTCTACCCTGATAGCCCTCGGGATAAGAGGTTCCTGCCACTTCAATTAAGGTAGGCATAATATCCACAATCTGTCCCGGACTTTCTGAAATGCTGTTGGCCTCCACTTTTTCCGGCCAGCGGATAATCATCGGACTGGAAATCCCTCCTTCATGTATCCATTGTTTGTACTTACGAAAAGGCGTGTTGGAAGCCTGTGCCCATTCTGTATCATAGGTTCTGGCAGACTCCGCCGACCCTGCTGCCACAACAGGTGCATGATTGGCATCAAAAGGACAACCTCCGTTATCCGACATGAACATGATAAGCGTATTTTCAGCAATACCCAACTCATCCAGTTGGTCAAGGAGTAAGCCAATCTGCTGATCCAGGCGGTCAATCATACCGGCATAGGTAGCCATCAGTAGCTGTTCTTCTTCTTTTTGTACCCGACTCAGACTCGCCCATGCAGGGGCGATGCTGTCGCGAGGGGAGAGCGCCCAATCCGCGTCTATGAGACCCATCTCCTGCATGCGCTGGTAGCGGGCGGTCCTCAGGCTGTCCCACCCAATGCTGTAGGTATCAGCATACTTTTGAATGTACGCATCGTGAACCTGCAAAGGAAAATGAGGAGCATTGTGTGCCAGATACAGGAAAAACGGCTGGTCATGCTGAGACGCCTGCGTCACTTCCTCAATGGCATATTCCGT
Proteins encoded:
- a CDS encoding FecR family protein; translation: MIQNENKYDHYQAEDFAQDERFIAWVRTGAAVEDGFWEAWCEAHPEKNEEIIHAKALVQLMQAPEREPSEIQIESLWKQISEGMGSQAEAIKPSTGLWQLHRWKFAAAAMITVLLISFFLLRSSSETIRAAQGQQLSYTLPDKSVVTLNAGSEITFDPTGWEDQRKLHLVGEAFFEVEKGSSFRVSSPNGTVEVLGTSFNVYARGQKLEVACLTGKVKVSDTEGNVAQLLSPGKGVLLTQHEVQPFDIDVEEGVGWRRGEFIFEDVPLVEVLEELKRQYKLKVILQADVLGRKYSGQFTNHDLDGALQMICLPMELTYELDSANNKVIIRQE
- a CDS encoding DUF4270 family protein, whose protein sequence is MRIKNLAFLWIAGGITLFMSACGDEDLMLEEELVAPFYLGYTDTLSLDMATVLADSMVSSGSGRILSGYYEDEQLGKIMAQSYFQLGLNGTLSLSENTVFDSLVLYLTAHEYVYGDTTRLQHLRLHRLTEELSPEEGAYFYNTQTIPYAESIAGEVHFLSNAQGRDSLAIRLSDEWGQSLFEMALNNDPVLQDTEDFQDYLPGFSLVADSTQNTAVVGYTASAEQVYMRLYYHETTEEVQRSTYDFPLTNTSLQFNHIAANRSATRLSVLQDVRNPLADSSTQMQTYAQGGTGIMTKLSIPHLEDFPELGEYMYVTQAELVIQPVVNHAQELPLPDSLILLSANHNNEIIPLLSYGTTSTSTQVWTTLLELDDEYDRENPVSL
- a CDS encoding arylsulfatase → MQRLSLAYFLSFSILTWSGCSSPPEEASASEANQRPNIILIMADDMGYSDLGCYGSEINTPNLDRLAAEGMRMTQFYNTAKCTETRATLLTGLYHQQTDNLNRTDNNVTLAEVLKEAGYQTIMSGKWHLGHWQEDIDTPNQRGFDHYFGFLCGAINFFTGLDYGSGVNYMRKDREVYEVPEDFYSTDAFTEYAIEEVTQASQHDQPFFLYLAHNAPHFPLQVHDAYIQKYADTYSIGWDSLRTARYQRMQEMGLIDADWALSPRDSIAPAWASLSRVQKEEEQLLMATYAGMIDRLDQQIGLLLDQLDELGIAENTLIMFMSDNGGCPFDANHAPVVAAGSAESARTYDTEWAQASNTPFRKYKQWIHEGGISSPMIIRWPEKVEANSISESPGQIVDIMPTLIEVAGTSYPEGYQGRELLPLEGVSLLPIFEGASLSREKPMYWEYRGSRAIRDGNWKLVGERGRGWELYDLAKDRSEMNNVAEQFPKRVSDMVLTYDQWGERIGGKTTVEAMEMPVNQQDRYHHISEKSEAGTE
- a CDS encoding RNA polymerase sigma factor, which gives rise to MTDEQIWEAFKSGDRMRFEEIFRAHIRVLYKYGSRFTYDPTLVEDCIQDLFLDLWQKRSTLGSTDSIKRYLLGALRRRIIRKLQQKPAFHHPLDDAHYDFALVLNIEEHIISEEKTTEKRAGLEGAMVQLSKRQREVIYLKYFQQLSYDEIAEVMHITYQAARNLVYQSLKVLKQYAQLLKLVLVGVFANFL
- a CDS encoding TonB-dependent receptor, encoding MPLGFSSEVDVKRLPLDALTVGKVLFFSLTVMLCLLLTTKVIGQKHKETVFVNEVFEGESLLKVIKHMQKKYHLKIAYERKLVQPYQVDLVLQQRPLEEAWESILSGTPLTCLLLGNGKVVIRRALPELVYAANSEKNTISAQAYTYAAVVRDIETGERIPYATVSIAGTSQGTVANQEGFFSLSHLSSLQDSLVVSHLGYAPSVLSLDRQRRGQKEVSLKSTYSILSEIEVVDQPAIGLVALSKRSGQHIVNPARTERMPQIGEKDVFRSLQLLPGISIANETSAKLSIRGSSSDQNLVLFDGFTLYHLDHLYGFFSSLNSDAIKDIRVYKGGFGVKYGGRASGVIDITGKSGNQYKPSLSLGLNPLSANLKAETPIGEKATAFLAFRRSYTDIWQTGLYNTLIRYADDDLPPLVSEFSNRGRDEHELFYYYDTNIKFSYRPGDKDKLSLSFYQGADDYDKSTDLRVDSPNIAYGESIQEQHQLGNTGLGISWSRIWNDRLFSNFSLGYSHYHTQYQLSMAAYEGEITASPAASMSLERENTLEEYAVKLDFEYTATPRHEVDFGFFMTSNEILYADQNQQQGRGSQILNQGTQSGIYVQHIYRPLGKLEVNTGIRTTYYSADQQLYVEPRLSANYELREGLFLKGAAGQYYQFINKANSNLGLAFDQDFWLLSGSDNLSVLSSQQYMTGFSYTKNNWLVDAEVYQKNISGLMRGGYESYVDVSGTRPYWNFNKVITDGTSEVKGLDVMLSKNWEHNSSSLSYSLSSAVQQFNEINEGAPFFADGDQRHEFKLSSQWEFSPWTFSLNWVYGSGQPYSAPSELAYENGRTRLIYHEKNNNRLPAYHRMDASVNYGFKIGKSKANIGLSVFNLYDQQNVGSRTFLFDRFGVFQRERSPSTIQLVTVDQLLMERTFSIFLNFNF
- a CDS encoding DUF6515 family protein, which encodes MKEPKKYIRTIFLMIVISALVLVAERAEAQRRVQGQRYTIVKSAPKSSLKVSYNNVEYRVHNHVYYKPVKGKHIVVSAPLGIRVKRLPAAASPIVVRNHVYYEYQGSYYLAQDEEYVVVQAPVGALVEHLPEEYEHLEINGEHYYVADGVQYKAVLKGDELWYEVIKVSDKAYS